A window of Dehalococcoidia bacterium contains these coding sequences:
- a CDS encoding metal-dependent hydrolase, whose translation MSWAAHELENFYFLKKLGQKVSYLGLLAGALAPDVLTKLYTYGFNLGGVEFAADNPAQWHRGWPGMGFTTSLMAGLILAIFVYIISKGNKAWFIGILVGYSAHVITDSTDTVGVMMFWPFYNENISIGAWAYGAVEGKHGDAIAYYSCLGFVMDTFWIAVVGLFAWQTLSKEYFETVVVPADPAWGWLQRKFHMPDRALLAFYRAFFFYGVCRTVAWTMWAHLIMGAPWDLSWGGPHWVAPFEPW comes from the coding sequence ATGAGCTGGGCAGCGCACGAACTGGAGAACTTCTATTTTCTCAAGAAACTTGGGCAAAAAGTATCCTATCTTGGCCTCCTGGCAGGGGCTCTCGCCCCAGACGTACTTACCAAACTCTACACTTACGGATTCAACCTCGGCGGAGTCGAGTTCGCAGCCGATAATCCGGCCCAGTGGCACCGGGGCTGGCCAGGCATGGGCTTCACCACATCGCTGATGGCCGGGCTTATCCTGGCCATCTTCGTCTATATCATCAGTAAAGGGAACAAAGCGTGGTTCATCGGCATCCTGGTTGGGTACTCGGCTCACGTTATTACGGACTCGACCGATACCGTAGGAGTCATGATGTTCTGGCCTTTCTACAACGAGAACATCAGCATCGGGGCTTGGGCTTACGGAGCCGTTGAAGGAAAGCACGGCGACGCTATCGCCTATTACAGCTGTCTGGGATTTGTCATGGATACGTTTTGGATAGCTGTTGTGGGATTATTCGCCTGGCAGACATTGAGCAAAGAATACTTCGAAACAGTTGTTGTTCCGGCCGATCCCGCCTGGGGATGGCTCCAGCGCAAGTTTCACATGCCCGATCGTGCGTTGCTTGCGTTCTATCGAGCCTTCTTCTTTTACGGAGTCTGCCGCACGGTTGCATGGACCATGTGGGCCCACTTGATCATGGGAGCCCCTTGGGACCTCAGCTGGGGCGGGCCGCACTGGGTAGCGCCCTTTGAACCCTGGTGA
- a CDS encoding phosphatase PAP2 family protein gives MNSGKRLLLILRKNPRPLWLDILFEITILFAVYMIYAFSRGSLDEKASIAFQHARDIMDLEKHMGIFVEKDIQSFFLESSFRTDIANLLYTVCYYPALVFFAIWAYWRHRAKYKFIRTVFIVSAALAFVVFALYPLAPPRFFDGTHGAENLNFVDTIHTNWSVNEDSTKRFYNSFAAMPSLHQGWTIMIGIGMMWMTKRWWGRLLGIILPVAMFFGITSTANHFVLDAVGGAIVIGLSFGISALIWKYKDKFHLRRSQAPSQVIAVDSPKEE, from the coding sequence ATGAACAGCGGAAAACGACTCCTATTGATTTTGAGGAAAAACCCCCGGCCCCTATGGCTTGATATCCTCTTCGAAATTACCATACTCTTCGCGGTCTACATGATCTATGCCTTCTCCCGCGGAAGCCTAGATGAAAAGGCCTCTATTGCTTTCCAGCACGCCAGAGATATTATGGACCTTGAGAAACATATGGGGATATTCGTCGAGAAGGATATCCAATCATTCTTTCTTGAGTCCTCATTCCGCACCGATATTGCCAACTTGCTTTATACCGTATGCTACTATCCCGCGCTCGTCTTCTTTGCTATATGGGCATATTGGCGTCATCGCGCCAAATACAAATTCATCCGCACCGTCTTCATCGTTTCAGCAGCCCTGGCCTTCGTTGTTTTTGCGCTGTATCCGTTGGCCCCACCCCGATTTTTCGATGGAACTCATGGTGCGGAGAACCTGAATTTCGTGGACACCATTCACACCAATTGGTCCGTGAACGAAGATTCCACCAAGCGATTTTACAACTCGTTTGCCGCAATGCCCAGCCTGCATCAGGGCTGGACAATTATGATAGGCATCGGAATGATGTGGATGACCAAAAGGTGGTGGGGAAGATTGCTGGGTATCATACTGCCGGTGGCAATGTTCTTTGGGATAACTTCCACTGCCAACCACTTCGTACTGGATGCCGTTGGCGGAGCCATTGTTATCGGCTTGTCTTTTGGAATTTCCGCACTGATATGGAAATACAAGGATAAGTTCCATCTGCGAAGGAGCCAAGCGCCATCACAAGTGATCGCCGTTGACTCTCCGAAAGAGGAATAG
- a CDS encoding radical SAM protein, translating to MNSPIPQDAFAPLDDLRDCTCCPRSCHARRNTDRLGFCQSGMGFNIGSIVAHRGEEPVISGPKGVCNIFFTHCNMQCIFCQNYQISRNDCHNPAHQLELTEVIDRIEAVLNTGVRSVGFVSASHFIPQMRVIMNVLEAQGRRPTYVFNTNSYDRRETIAFLEGQINVYLPDLKYMDEDLARRYSQTPDYPVTAAAALREMFRQKGSNIMLDEDGNAESGMIIRHLILPGQIENSKKCLRFIAEELSPSIHVSLMAQYYPTPEVATHPELGRCLTQAEYEEVLEEFYSLGFYRGWVQELESEKCYRPDFDQAQAFE from the coding sequence ATGAACTCGCCCATTCCCCAGGATGCATTTGCGCCGCTGGATGATCTTCGGGACTGCACCTGTTGTCCGCGTAGCTGCCATGCCCGGCGAAACACCGATAGGCTGGGGTTCTGCCAAAGCGGTATGGGGTTCAACATCGGTTCGATTGTGGCTCATCGAGGAGAAGAGCCGGTGATCTCCGGTCCCAAGGGGGTCTGCAATATCTTCTTTACCCATTGCAATATGCAGTGCATTTTTTGCCAGAACTACCAGATCAGCCGGAACGACTGTCATAATCCGGCACATCAGCTTGAGCTGACGGAGGTGATCGATCGCATCGAGGCCGTTCTCAATACCGGAGTAAGATCGGTTGGATTTGTCTCCGCTTCTCATTTCATCCCGCAGATGAGGGTGATTATGAACGTGTTGGAGGCGCAGGGAAGAAGGCCGACCTATGTGTTCAATACCAACAGTTATGATCGAAGAGAAACCATCGCTTTTCTGGAGGGTCAGATCAACGTGTATTTACCCGATTTGAAGTACATGGATGAAGACCTCGCCCGGCGGTATTCTCAGACCCCGGATTATCCCGTGACAGCCGCTGCTGCTCTCAGAGAGATGTTTCGCCAGAAGGGATCGAACATCATGCTCGATGAAGATGGGAACGCCGAGTCCGGGATGATTATAAGGCACCTGATTCTGCCGGGACAGATCGAGAACAGCAAAAAGTGCCTTCGATTCATTGCCGAAGAACTCTCACCATCGATCCACGTTTCGTTGATGGCGCAGTACTATCCTACGCCGGAAGTGGCAACGCACCCTGAACTGGGCCGGTGTCTGACGCAGGCGGAGTACGAAGAGGTGCTGGAGGAATTCTACTCTCTGGGATTCTATCGAGGGTGGGTTCAGGAATTGGAAAGCGAGAAGTGCTATCGGCCGGATTTCGATCAGGCTCAAGCGTTTGAGTGA
- a CDS encoding patatin-like phospholipase family protein: MAKYFRILAIDGGGVRGIIPARILMSLETKLKKETGNPDIALGDCFDLIAGTSSGGILTCIYLYPQPDNPLRPLYNAEEALQFYFKSSNKIFRSSVWRRINSLGGVLDDKYPADGLETALEKVFHDQRLSHLIKPCLITAYDIGRREAYFFRQHDARRTPARDFLLRDVGRATSAAPTFFECVGIKSATQVHYPMIDGGVFANNPAMCAYAEALAMKEANTPTAKTMVILSLGTGDVRTPYRYHRAKNWGSMQWIRPLVDIMMSGVSETVDYQLRQIFAAVDASPQYLRIQTQIRPAHADPDNAESANLRTLKETGRILAEKNSTKLDAFARLLLTD, encoded by the coding sequence ATGGCCAAGTACTTTCGCATTCTCGCGATCGACGGAGGAGGGGTAAGGGGGATTATCCCGGCACGGATCCTCATGTCGCTGGAAACAAAGTTGAAGAAAGAGACGGGCAATCCCGATATCGCCCTTGGGGATTGTTTCGATCTCATTGCCGGAACAAGCAGCGGCGGTATTCTGACGTGCATCTATCTCTACCCTCAGCCAGATAATCCCTTACGCCCCCTCTACAACGCGGAAGAAGCGCTTCAATTCTACTTCAAAAGCAGCAACAAAATCTTCCGCAGTTCGGTGTGGCGCCGGATCAATTCCCTGGGTGGCGTCCTGGATGACAAGTATCCGGCAGACGGGCTCGAAACCGCGCTCGAGAAAGTTTTCCATGATCAAAGACTCAGCCACCTCATCAAACCATGTCTGATCACCGCCTATGATATCGGGCGTCGCGAGGCCTATTTTTTCAGGCAGCACGATGCGCGCAGGACTCCTGCCCGCGACTTTCTGCTTCGGGATGTGGGACGAGCCACTTCAGCTGCCCCAACATTTTTCGAGTGCGTCGGCATCAAGTCAGCCACTCAAGTGCACTATCCGATGATCGATGGCGGGGTGTTCGCCAATAATCCGGCAATGTGCGCCTACGCTGAGGCCCTGGCCATGAAGGAGGCCAATACGCCAACTGCAAAAACAATGGTCATCCTTTCCCTCGGTACCGGAGACGTCAGGACTCCATACAGGTATCATAGAGCCAAAAACTGGGGATCGATGCAATGGATCCGGCCTCTGGTGGACATCATGATGTCAGGCGTCTCCGAAACGGTCGACTACCAGCTCAGGCAGATATTCGCAGCGGTTGACGCTTCCCCTCAGTACCTGAGAATCCAGACCCAGATCCGACCGGCACACGCGGACCCTGATAATGCAGAATCTGCCAACCTGCGCACCCTCAAAGAGACCGGCCGCATACTCGCGGAAAAAAACAGTACCAAGCTGGATGCTTTCGCCAGACTGCTGTTGACGGACTGA
- a CDS encoding polyprenyl synthetase family protein, with protein MMRYHMGWVDAAGQSRLTKGGKLLRPALCLLSCESVGGDWHKALPAAAAIEILHNFSLVHDDIEDGDRERRGIPTVWSVWGEAQGINTGDAMHVLARLALLDLEQKGIDSGKVILAARLMDATCLKLCEGQYLDISYENRLDIGINDYLRMIGGKTAALFSCSLKMGALLGTDDEQIIEGMAAFGQNLGMAFQIQDDVLGIWGQEKVTGKPVASDILKKKKTLPVIFGIENAALGQKENLLRIYGQQRVRQIDIPVVLEVLDSLEARQHAAGVAGAYFQQALTELDDIAISPSAKGELRSLAEALVGREY; from the coding sequence ATGATGCGTTATCACATGGGATGGGTGGATGCTGCTGGGCAGTCTCGGCTTACCAAAGGAGGCAAACTGCTTCGTCCGGCGCTATGTTTGCTCTCTTGTGAATCGGTGGGTGGGGATTGGCACAAAGCCTTGCCGGCTGCTGCTGCCATCGAGATACTCCATAACTTTTCCCTCGTTCATGATGACATTGAGGATGGAGACAGGGAGCGGCGAGGGATACCGACGGTTTGGTCTGTGTGGGGTGAAGCTCAAGGGATTAATACCGGCGATGCCATGCACGTTCTGGCTCGTCTGGCTTTGCTCGATCTGGAGCAAAAGGGAATTGATTCAGGCAAGGTGATCCTTGCGGCGCGCCTGATGGATGCAACCTGTCTGAAGCTGTGCGAGGGCCAATATCTGGATATCTCCTACGAAAACCGCCTCGATATCGGGATCAATGATTATCTGAGAATGATCGGCGGCAAAACGGCGGCCCTTTTTTCGTGTTCGTTGAAGATGGGCGCCCTCCTGGGAACGGACGATGAGCAGATTATCGAAGGCATGGCGGCGTTCGGACAGAATCTGGGAATGGCTTTCCAGATTCAGGATGACGTGCTGGGCATCTGGGGTCAGGAGAAAGTGACCGGCAAGCCTGTCGCCAGCGATATCCTCAAAAAGAAGAAGACGCTGCCCGTCATCTTTGGGATCGAAAATGCGGCATTGGGGCAGAAGGAAAATTTGCTCCGGATATATGGTCAGCAGAGAGTTCGACAGATCGATATTCCTGTAGTCCTGGAGGTACTCGATAGCTTAGAGGCTCGCCAACATGCTGCCGGGGTAGCAGGTGCGTATTTTCAGCAGGCGCTGACTGAACTGGATGATATCGCCATCTCTCCCTCTGCCAAGGGCGAATTGAGGTCTCTGGCCGAAGCCTTGGTGGGGCGGGAATACTGA
- the rpiB gene encoding ribose 5-phosphate isomerase B, which yields MRIAIGSDHAGFEMKEALKGVLAEMDQSHEDFGCYDTASTDYPDIGFAVASAVAQGRFDRGILICGSGIGMSIVANKVSGIRAALCHDTFSARVAREHNDANVLCMGQRVIGEGLAREIVITYLNSEFLGGRHARRLEKVNTYLK from the coding sequence ATGCGGATTGCCATAGGCAGCGATCACGCTGGTTTTGAAATGAAGGAAGCGTTGAAGGGTGTGCTGGCCGAAATGGATCAGTCTCATGAGGATTTCGGATGCTACGACACGGCTTCGACGGACTATCCTGATATCGGGTTTGCCGTGGCTAGTGCTGTGGCGCAGGGGCGATTCGACCGGGGTATCCTCATTTGCGGATCGGGAATCGGTATGAGTATCGTAGCTAACAAGGTTTCCGGAATCAGAGCGGCGCTTTGCCACGATACATTCAGCGCCAGGGTAGCCCGCGAGCATAACGATGCCAACGTTCTTTGCATGGGTCAAAGGGTGATCGGGGAGGGGCTTGCCCGCGAGATCGTTATCACGTATTTGAACTCGGAATTCCTGGGCGGAAGACATGCCCGGCGATTGGAAAAAGTGAACACTTATCTGAAATAG
- a CDS encoding L-threonylcarbamoyladenylate synthase, which produces MKQQLESAVAILRKGGVIAYPTDTVYGLGADAFNEEAVRRIYRIKQRPLSQPFPVLLADKADLSQLAATIPEVAWNLIEHFFPGQLTLVFLKSATVPQWVTAGGNTVAIRIPDHPLALELIRALGRPLIGTSANLTGSPSAITAAEVYAQLGDAVDFILDGGVCPGGIESTVVDVTGGAPVIIREGAISRESIAMVWDGIR; this is translated from the coding sequence ATGAAACAGCAACTTGAAAGCGCTGTGGCAATTCTTCGAAAGGGTGGAGTGATCGCCTATCCGACCGATACTGTCTACGGTCTGGGGGCCGACGCGTTCAACGAGGAAGCGGTGAGGCGGATCTATCGCATCAAGCAGCGTCCTCTCAGTCAGCCGTTTCCGGTATTGCTCGCCGACAAGGCTGACCTGTCTCAACTCGCGGCTACGATTCCCGAAGTCGCCTGGAATTTGATTGAGCACTTTTTCCCCGGCCAGTTGACTTTGGTTTTCCTTAAGTCTGCAACTGTTCCTCAATGGGTGACGGCGGGTGGAAATACTGTAGCCATCCGTATTCCGGATCACCCTCTTGCGCTGGAGTTGATCCGGGCGCTCGGGAGACCCTTGATCGGAACCAGCGCCAATCTTACCGGTTCGCCAAGCGCCATTACCGCTGCCGAAGTCTATGCGCAATTGGGGGACGCTGTCGACTTCATTCTCGATGGAGGTGTTTGCCCCGGGGGGATAGAATCAACGGTTGTGGATGTCACCGGCGGCGCGCCTGTGATCATTCGGGAAGGCGCTATATCCAGAGAGAGCATTGCCATGGTTTGGGATGGTATTCGCTGA
- the guaA gene encoding glutamine-hydrolyzing GMP synthase, with amino-acid sequence MPIKESRPKAADESVVVIDFGSQYSWLIARRVRECGVYSEVVAHNTTWEQIQSLNPKGFILSGGPASVYETDAPHAPAYVYTSNLPVLGICYGMQTMAYQLGGKVSRADKQEYGLATLYQNHDGSPLFDGLPDAIPVWMSHGDRIIEMPPGFHAIAYTENSPIAAMANSQKMIGIQFHPEVAHTPQGKEVLNNFLFKVCDFKGKWTPESFIDHQIQSIRQEVGDGRVICALSGGVDSTVVATLLQKAIGSQLTAIYVNNGLMRREEIERTAKVLRQNLKINGHLVDATDRFLERLKGVTDPEQKRHIIGNEFIKVFEEEANKIGQVDFLAQGTLYPDVIESTATVSRKSATIKTHHNVGGLPEVMKLKLIEPLRYLFKDEVRQVGAALGIPEEMVWRQPFPGPGLAIRIIGDVTKERLEMLRAADWIVMNEIKKAGLYRKLWQSFAVLTPLKSVGVMGDYRTYNYVVAVRAVTSEDAMTADWARLPYDLLARISNRIVNEVEGVNRVVYDISSKPPATIEWE; translated from the coding sequence ATGCCGATAAAAGAATCCCGCCCCAAAGCCGCCGATGAATCCGTAGTGGTCATCGATTTTGGATCGCAGTACAGCTGGTTGATCGCTCGCCGCGTTCGAGAGTGTGGCGTCTATTCCGAGGTGGTGGCACACAACACAACGTGGGAGCAGATACAATCGCTGAACCCCAAGGGGTTCATCCTCTCCGGCGGCCCGGCCAGCGTCTATGAAACCGATGCCCCACATGCCCCAGCCTATGTCTATACCAGCAACCTGCCGGTATTAGGGATTTGCTATGGCATGCAGACAATGGCCTATCAACTCGGCGGAAAAGTATCCCGGGCGGATAAGCAGGAATATGGGCTGGCCACACTCTATCAAAACCATGACGGCAGTCCTCTGTTTGACGGACTACCTGATGCAATTCCGGTTTGGATGAGCCATGGGGATCGGATCATAGAGATGCCTCCCGGATTCCATGCCATCGCTTATACCGAGAACTCCCCGATTGCTGCAATGGCCAACAGTCAAAAGATGATCGGTATTCAATTCCATCCGGAAGTTGCTCACACCCCTCAAGGGAAAGAGGTTCTGAACAACTTTCTCTTCAAGGTATGCGACTTCAAGGGAAAATGGACCCCGGAAAGCTTTATTGATCACCAGATACAGAGCATCCGACAGGAAGTAGGGGATGGCCGAGTGATTTGCGCCCTTTCCGGAGGCGTCGATTCCACCGTGGTTGCCACTCTTCTCCAGAAAGCTATCGGAAGTCAACTGACGGCTATCTACGTAAACAACGGACTCATGCGACGTGAGGAGATTGAGCGCACCGCCAAAGTTTTGCGCCAGAATCTCAAAATAAATGGCCACCTTGTGGATGCCACAGACCGGTTTCTGGAACGCCTCAAGGGGGTTACCGACCCGGAGCAAAAACGCCATATTATCGGCAATGAATTTATCAAGGTCTTCGAAGAGGAAGCCAACAAGATCGGCCAGGTCGATTTCCTGGCACAGGGGACGCTCTATCCCGATGTCATTGAGAGCACAGCGACAGTGAGCCGGAAATCAGCGACGATCAAGACGCATCACAATGTGGGTGGATTGCCCGAGGTGATGAAGCTCAAACTCATCGAGCCCTTGCGATATCTTTTCAAAGATGAAGTGAGACAGGTTGGCGCAGCGCTGGGAATCCCTGAGGAAATGGTCTGGCGGCAACCATTCCCCGGACCGGGACTGGCGATTCGAATCATCGGTGACGTAACCAAGGAACGTCTGGAAATGCTCCGCGCCGCCGATTGGATCGTGATGAACGAGATCAAGAAAGCGGGCCTTTACCGCAAGCTCTGGCAGAGTTTTGCCGTGCTGACCCCTCTTAAGAGCGTTGGGGTTATGGGCGACTACCGCACCTACAACTACGTGGTCGCAGTCCGAGCAGTCACCTCTGAAGACGCCATGACCGCCGATTGGGCTCGCCTCCCCTATGACCTGCTGGCACGTATCTCCAACCGCATTGTTAATGAGGTTGAAGGCGTCAATCGCGTGGTCTATGATATCTCCTCAAAGCCGCCAGCCACCATCGAGTGGGAATAG
- a CDS encoding CoA-binding protein has protein sequence MTSSQQEAKSLDNIAALFEPNSVAIIGSTKEGFFGGYTAIRNLQKFGFKGKIYPVNPGGGEVLGLKAYPTVSSIPEPIDAAMIMTSSKAYPQIIEDIIAKGAKAATIVSDGFAERDEEGARLQRRIVEIAKKAGLRIIGPNTVGVANTSNGFMANPYILQFDKVYPGSIALYTQSGMLGSQALAFEDSRLRISKLIDVGNKSDVDESDALEYFGNDPHTDVISMHVESVRDGRRFMQTARSVAARKPVIALKPGREKEAAIALASHTGSLAGEDSTFDAAFKQSGIIRVNTRSELLEYPKIFSHKWHLPAGKRMGLVSYSGGAAVLAIDAAVKAGMTVAEWTPETKAELEQITPGLGHTPIDLGMSIPRWADLEPTYARVLELAVWDRNTDFILMLLALGGPGVDKLTERLIVMRKKTNKPIAIWLFGPKLPRLNNYTSILDEAGLPVFSSIENAVGALSALCQYAEIKSNLAKEQIE, from the coding sequence ATGACATCTTCCCAGCAAGAAGCGAAATCGTTAGATAACATCGCCGCCCTCTTCGAGCCGAACAGCGTGGCGATCATCGGATCGACAAAGGAAGGGTTCTTCGGCGGATATACGGCCATCCGCAATCTCCAGAAATTCGGCTTCAAGGGGAAAATTTATCCCGTCAACCCCGGCGGCGGTGAAGTCTTAGGGTTAAAAGCATATCCTACCGTTTCCTCAATCCCCGAACCCATAGATGCGGCGATGATCATGACCTCTAGCAAGGCATATCCTCAGATCATTGAGGATATCATCGCCAAGGGTGCGAAGGCGGCGACGATCGTTTCGGACGGATTTGCGGAAAGAGACGAAGAGGGGGCTCGACTGCAACGCCGGATTGTTGAAATTGCCAAGAAGGCCGGACTTCGTATCATCGGACCGAACACAGTCGGCGTTGCCAATACCTCCAACGGCTTCATGGCCAACCCTTATATCCTCCAGTTTGACAAAGTTTACCCGGGGTCGATTGCCCTATACACGCAATCGGGAATGCTCGGTTCTCAGGCTTTGGCCTTTGAAGACTCCCGGCTCCGCATAAGCAAGCTGATTGACGTGGGAAACAAGAGCGATGTGGATGAAAGCGATGCGCTGGAATATTTCGGCAACGATCCGCATACCGATGTCATCTCCATGCATGTGGAAAGCGTTCGGGACGGAAGAAGATTCATGCAAACCGCTCGATCAGTGGCTGCTCGAAAGCCGGTAATTGCACTGAAACCTGGAAGGGAGAAGGAGGCTGCCATAGCACTGGCCTCTCACACCGGATCGCTTGCAGGAGAGGATTCGACATTTGATGCGGCGTTCAAACAATCGGGAATCATACGGGTGAATACCCGCAGTGAGCTTCTTGAATATCCCAAGATATTCTCACATAAATGGCATTTACCGGCCGGAAAGCGAATGGGGTTGGTCTCCTACTCCGGCGGTGCTGCGGTACTGGCAATCGATGCTGCAGTAAAAGCGGGGATGACCGTTGCCGAATGGACTCCGGAAACCAAGGCTGAGCTGGAACAAATAACTCCCGGGCTAGGACATACTCCCATTGACCTGGGCATGTCCATACCAAGATGGGCTGATCTGGAGCCAACCTATGCCAGGGTTCTTGAACTGGCTGTCTGGGACCGGAACACCGATTTCATATTAATGCTGCTCGCCCTTGGCGGGCCAGGAGTGGATAAGCTCACAGAAAGACTAATAGTGATGCGCAAGAAGACCAATAAGCCGATAGCTATCTGGTTGTTTGGTCCGAAGCTTCCGCGCCTTAACAACTATACCTCTATTCTTGATGAAGCCGGGCTTCCGGTATTCAGCAGCATTGAGAATGCAGTTGGTGCTTTATCGGCTCTCTGCCAATATGCAGAAATCAAGTCAAATCTCGCCAAGGAGCAGATTGAATGA